From a single Gemmatimonadota bacterium genomic region:
- a CDS encoding DUF1592 domain-containing protein — MKLFTAPSAAFGFLLVALGTSAAAPAAAPAAPLGTSLRPTEGLAEDTVVHTAAPRRTDRHLAPALDPDDVIQGTCVRCHSERRLSGNLSLESFRLDAAADAAATAEKMIRKLRAGMMPPPGTRRPGADTLQALVESLEQAMDEAASQHPNPGHRTFQRLNRPEYERAILELLGIRVDAADWLPLDQMSANFDNIADVQTLSPTLLESYLNAAAEIARRAVGDRSATATTVVYKNSEYVSQHPWDWVEGAPYGTRGGLVTEHVFPADGEYSFEITFSSGDNARFEDVDISVDGERVALITYSQDVTAADGRGAPPMRTEPVFVRTGQHRVSAAFVRRSDGPYEDLIRPHDWSLAGGGSGGPGITTLPHIKSVGVAGPYNATGVSDSPSRQRIFSCRPSADLPERACAGQIIDRLASAAFRRPASPDDVDGLLSFYDRGAAEGGFETGVRSALEAILSSPLFVLRLEREPDHVRPGTDYRLSDWDLASRLSFFLWGAPPDEELATAAAAGRLSDPDELARQAARMLDDPRSAALGTRFAAQWLRLQDLSKVHPDPNFYPNFDENLADLMREETVTFFNHLVQGDRGLLELFTADYTWVNERLARHYGFSGVAGNEFQRVRYPNDIRRGLLGQGSVLVLTSLANRTSPVLRGKWVMEVLLGSPPPPPPPNVPTLEETEGAQDGRMLTTRERMELHRANPTCNSCHSMMDPIGLALDNFDVTGKERARENGMPLDTRGDFYDGTPVSTPGELADALLARPLPLARTFTENLMAYALGRRVEYYDQPTVREIVRRAEAEGYPIKSLILGVVNSEAFRMKRAGPVAADAATDGTTNHPLR; from the coding sequence ATGAAGCTCTTCACGGCCCCGTCCGCCGCGTTCGGATTCCTGCTCGTGGCCTTGGGCACCTCGGCCGCTGCTCCAGCCGCGGCGCCGGCCGCACCGCTCGGGACTTCCCTCCGGCCCACCGAAGGTCTCGCCGAAGACACCGTTGTACACACCGCCGCCCCGCGCCGCACGGACCGGCACCTGGCGCCCGCTCTCGATCCCGACGACGTGATCCAGGGCACCTGCGTGCGCTGTCACAGTGAACGGCGCCTGTCCGGCAACCTGTCTCTGGAGTCGTTCCGCTTGGACGCCGCAGCCGATGCGGCGGCCACGGCCGAGAAGATGATCCGGAAGCTGCGGGCCGGAATGATGCCACCGCCCGGGACCCGCCGTCCCGGCGCCGATACCCTGCAGGCGTTGGTGGAGTCCCTCGAGCAGGCGATGGACGAGGCGGCGTCCCAACACCCCAACCCCGGCCACCGAACCTTCCAGCGGCTGAACCGACCCGAGTATGAGCGCGCCATCCTCGAGCTGCTGGGCATCCGGGTGGATGCGGCGGACTGGCTGCCGCTCGACCAGATGAGCGCGAACTTCGACAACATCGCCGACGTCCAGACGCTCTCCCCGACGCTGCTGGAGTCCTATCTGAACGCGGCCGCAGAGATCGCGCGGCGGGCAGTGGGCGACCGGTCGGCGACCGCCACCACCGTGGTCTACAAGAACTCCGAGTACGTCTCGCAGCACCCCTGGGACTGGGTGGAGGGTGCGCCCTACGGGACGCGCGGCGGGTTGGTCACCGAGCACGTGTTCCCCGCCGACGGCGAGTACTCGTTCGAGATCACGTTCTCTTCGGGGGACAACGCCCGCTTCGAGGACGTGGACATCTCGGTCGACGGTGAGCGCGTCGCGCTCATTACCTACTCGCAGGATGTCACCGCCGCGGACGGGCGTGGAGCACCCCCCATGCGAACCGAACCCGTGTTCGTGCGCACTGGACAGCACCGCGTATCCGCCGCCTTCGTGCGACGCTCCGACGGTCCCTACGAGGACCTCATCCGGCCGCACGACTGGTCGCTGGCCGGGGGCGGCTCCGGCGGGCCCGGCATCACCACGCTACCGCACATCAAGAGCGTGGGCGTTGCCGGTCCCTACAACGCCACGGGCGTGTCGGACTCACCGAGTCGCCAGCGCATCTTCAGCTGCCGTCCCTCGGCGGATCTCCCGGAGCGGGCGTGCGCGGGACAGATCATCGATCGCCTGGCCAGTGCGGCTTTCCGACGACCCGCTTCCCCGGACGACGTGGACGGCCTGCTCTCCTTCTACGACCGGGGAGCCGCCGAGGGGGGCTTCGAAACCGGCGTGCGGAGCGCCCTGGAGGCCATCCTCTCCAGCCCGCTGTTCGTGCTGCGTCTCGAGCGCGAACCCGACCACGTGCGCCCGGGCACCGACTACCGTCTGAGCGATTGGGACCTGGCGTCCCGCTTGTCGTTCTTCCTCTGGGGTGCGCCACCGGACGAGGAACTGGCGACGGCGGCCGCGGCCGGACGTCTGTCCGACCCGGACGAGCTCGCACGCCAAGCCGCGCGCATGTTGGACGACCCGCGCTCGGCCGCGTTGGGGACGCGCTTCGCCGCGCAGTGGCTGCGCCTGCAGGATCTCTCCAAGGTCCATCCCGACCCGAACTTCTATCCCAACTTCGACGAGAACCTCGCAGACCTCATGCGCGAGGAAACCGTCACGTTCTTCAATCATCTCGTGCAGGGAGACCGCGGCCTGCTGGAGCTGTTCACCGCCGACTACACCTGGGTGAACGAACGCCTGGCGCGGCACTACGGCTTCTCCGGTGTGGCGGGCAACGAGTTCCAGCGCGTCCGGTATCCGAACGACATCCGGCGGGGCCTGTTGGGGCAGGGGAGCGTGCTGGTGCTGACCTCTCTGGCCAACCGCACTTCTCCGGTGCTCCGCGGCAAGTGGGTGATGGAGGTGCTGCTGGGCTCACCGCCGCCGCCACCGCCGCCGAACGTGCCCACGCTCGAGGAAACCGAAGGCGCGCAGGACGGACGCATGCTCACCACGCGAGAACGCATGGAGCTGCATCGTGCCAATCCGACCTGCAACTCGTGCCACAGCATGATGGACCCGATCGGGCTCGCGCTGGACAACTTCGACGTCACCGGCAAGGAGCGCGCTCGCGAGAACGGCATGCCACTCGACACGCGCGGCGACTTCTACGACGGCACACCGGTCTCGACGCCCGGCGAGCTGGCCGACGCCCTGTTGGCCCGGCCGCTCCCCCTGGCGCGGACCTTCACGGAGAACCTGATGGCCTATGCCCTGGGCCGTCGGGTGGAGTACTACGACCAGCCCACAGTGCGTGAGATCGTGCGGCGCGCGGAGGCTGAGGGGTACCCGATCAAGTCGCTGATCCTGGGCGTGGTCAACAGCGAGGCGTTCCGGATGAAGCGCGCCGGCCCCGTGGCTGCGGACGCCGCCACGGACGGTACTACGAACCATCCCCTGAGGTAG
- a CDS encoding DUF4287 domain-containing protein, whose product MPTPEEQAAAMIANLPAKTGKSLTEWKAILGAAGLEKHGEMVKHLKSEYGIGHGFANLIAHEFRNAGPAPTGASDLVAAQYQRKEALRAIYDRLIAEVRSFGQDIEVAPKKSYVSLRRSKQFALIQPSTKTRLDVGLNLKNVNFTDRLELSGSFNSMVSHRVRLTKDSDVDAELIAWLRTAYDQA is encoded by the coding sequence ATGCCCACACCGGAAGAACAGGCCGCAGCCATGATCGCCAACCTGCCGGCCAAGACCGGCAAGTCGCTGACCGAATGGAAGGCGATCCTCGGCGCCGCCGGGCTCGAAAAGCACGGCGAGATGGTGAAGCACTTGAAGTCCGAGTACGGCATCGGACACGGGTTCGCCAACTTGATCGCGCACGAGTTCAGGAACGCGGGCCCGGCGCCCACGGGCGCCAGTGACCTCGTGGCCGCTCAGTATCAGCGAAAGGAAGCACTTCGCGCCATCTACGACCGCCTGATCGCAGAAGTGCGCAGCTTCGGTCAGGATATCGAGGTCGCGCCCAAGAAGTCCTACGTGAGCCTGCGGCGCTCGAAGCAATTCGCCCTGATCCAGCCGTCCACCAAGACGCGTCTGGACGTGGGCCTCAATCTCAAGAACGTCAACTTCACCGATCGTCTCGAGTTGTCAGGCTCATTCAACTCGATGGTGTCCCACCGCGTGCGGCTGACCAAGGACAGTGACGTGGACGCCGAGTTGATCGCCTGGCTGCGCACGGCCTACGACCAGGCGTAA
- a CDS encoding DUF2911 domain-containing protein, whose protein sequence is MARPTPCALIRSALTLAFLATATGPVLAQEATGPRPSQHGTVSQTVNETTITLEYDRPVARGRELFGGIVDWDAVWTPGANRATWLEVSTDVTFAGQALAAGRYGIWLTPKETGPWEVVLVRDWDTHHSFFPYESEALRTGVGPTTGSHMEVLAFYFPVVGPYETTLNLHWGTTVLPLRIEVPR, encoded by the coding sequence ATGGCCCGTCCGACCCCGTGCGCCCTGATCCGATCCGCGCTGACCCTCGCGTTTCTCGCTACCGCCACGGGCCCCGTGCTCGCACAGGAAGCCACCGGCCCCCGACCGAGCCAACACGGCACCGTTTCACAGACGGTCAACGAGACCACGATCACGCTGGAGTACGACCGACCCGTGGCCCGGGGGCGGGAGCTGTTCGGCGGCATCGTGGACTGGGACGCCGTGTGGACGCCGGGCGCCAATCGCGCCACCTGGCTCGAGGTCTCCACCGACGTGACCTTCGCAGGCCAGGCGCTGGCGGCGGGACGTTACGGCATCTGGCTCACACCCAAGGAGACGGGGCCCTGGGAGGTAGTGCTGGTCCGGGATTGGGACACACACCACTCGTTCTTTCCCTACGAGAGCGAGGCGCTGCGCACGGGGGTCGGGCCCACGACCGGCAGCCATATGGAGGTCCTGGCCTTCTACTTTCCCGTGGTCGGGCCCTATGAGACCACGTTGAACCTGCATTGGGGCACCACGGTGCTGCCCCTCCGCATCGAGGTGCCGCGCTAG
- a CDS encoding SRPBCC domain-containing protein — MTPESSLPDHVVSIHISVPVQKVWDEITKTGRIQRALYNTVLESSLEPGARLRYYSPDRKRVFVVGEVVEVEAPRKFSHTYWFTMWKGGPPTLVTWELAEEAGGCRVTVTHSGWTAEHEAREKSGAGWREILGLLKADLETGQIPLKTRMLYTVMGWFSFALPKTTSKAYADEKGW; from the coding sequence ATGACACCCGAGTCGTCGCTGCCCGACCACGTGGTATCGATCCACATCTCTGTCCCGGTGCAGAAGGTCTGGGACGAGATCACCAAAACGGGCCGGATCCAACGCGCCCTCTACAACACGGTCCTGGAAAGCTCGTTGGAGCCGGGAGCTCGGCTGCGCTACTACAGCCCCGACAGGAAGCGGGTGTTCGTGGTGGGTGAGGTGGTGGAGGTCGAGGCGCCGCGGAAGTTCTCCCACACCTACTGGTTCACCATGTGGAAGGGCGGGCCGCCCACCTTGGTGACCTGGGAGCTGGCCGAGGAGGCAGGCGGATGCCGCGTCACGGTGACGCACTCCGGCTGGACGGCCGAGCACGAGGCTCGTGAGAAGTCCGGCGCCGGGTGGCGTGAGATCCTCGGGCTGCTCAAGGCCGATCTCGAGACCGGGCAGATCCCGCTCAAGACGCGCATGCTGTACACCGTCATGGGGTGGTTCTCCTTCGCGCTCCCCAAGACCACGTCCAAAGCCTATGCGGATGAGAAGGGCTGGTAG
- a CDS encoding family 16 glycoside hydrolase, with protein MRFVAVGSLLLLTLLTAGGPLTAQVSLESALLGRWDLTVETPAGPRPSWLEVRHSGYRTLVGQFVGPVGSARPIAQIDVSDDVARFHIPPQWEEHPGGVTVAARRSEEGLVGTIDFGNGVALPWKGVRAPTLRRAGEPAWGDPVPLFDGRSLDGWRVFGGENRWSAQDGVLRGDGGGGNLATERTFDDFQLHVEFRYPRGSNSGVYLRGRYEVQITDSIGGEPTSELLGGIYGFITPNALVARNPGEWQSYDITLVGRQITVVANGQTIIWQQEIPGITGGALDSDEGRPGPIYLQGDHGPVEYRNITITPARARSGEEGGYRLVWSDEFEGSGLPDASRWSYDEGDGCPDVCGWGNEEAQFYTVRRAENARVEDGVLIIEARREPVQGKDFTSARLVSRGKGDWTYGRVEARARLPSGRGTWPAVWMLPTAWVYGSWPASGEIDIMEHVGFAPDSVHFSVHTAAYNHLRGTQSTRVVALPDAERAYHVYAIEWTPERIQFYLDGTPQHAFANSGRGPEEWPFDQAFHLVLNLAVGGTWGGAQGIDAAIWPQRMEVDWVRVYQRAQSH; from the coding sequence ATGCGGTTCGTCGCCGTTGGTTCCCTGCTTCTGCTGACCCTCCTCACCGCCGGCGGCCCGCTGACCGCTCAGGTCTCGCTGGAAAGCGCGCTGCTGGGCCGCTGGGACCTGACCGTCGAGACGCCGGCGGGGCCGCGTCCCTCCTGGCTGGAGGTGCGTCACTCCGGGTATCGCACGCTGGTGGGGCAGTTCGTGGGCCCGGTGGGCAGCGCCCGCCCCATCGCACAGATCGACGTCAGCGACGACGTGGCTCGTTTCCACATTCCGCCACAGTGGGAGGAACACCCGGGTGGCGTGACCGTCGCAGCGCGCCGCTCGGAGGAGGGCCTGGTCGGGACCATCGACTTCGGCAACGGAGTGGCGCTCCCCTGGAAGGGCGTGCGAGCACCGACGTTGCGGCGCGCCGGCGAGCCGGCGTGGGGCGATCCGGTCCCGTTGTTCGACGGTCGCTCATTGGACGGTTGGCGCGTGTTCGGAGGAGAGAACCGCTGGAGCGCCCAGGACGGCGTGCTCCGCGGCGACGGGGGAGGTGGCAATCTGGCCACCGAACGCACGTTCGACGACTTCCAACTGCATGTGGAGTTCCGATACCCGCGCGGCAGCAACTCCGGCGTGTATCTGCGTGGCCGCTACGAGGTCCAGATCACGGACAGCATCGGCGGCGAACCCACCAGCGAGCTGCTGGGCGGCATCTACGGGTTCATCACCCCCAACGCGCTGGTGGCGAGAAACCCGGGCGAGTGGCAGAGCTACGATATCACCTTGGTGGGAAGACAGATCACGGTCGTCGCCAACGGCCAGACCATCATCTGGCAGCAGGAGATCCCGGGCATCACCGGCGGCGCCCTCGACAGCGACGAAGGCCGACCGGGTCCCATCTACCTGCAAGGCGATCACGGACCCGTCGAGTACCGCAACATCACCATCACGCCGGCCCGAGCGAGATCCGGCGAAGAGGGTGGGTACCGCCTGGTTTGGTCGGACGAGTTCGAGGGCAGCGGACTCCCCGACGCGAGCCGCTGGAGCTACGACGAAGGAGACGGATGTCCCGACGTGTGCGGGTGGGGGAACGAGGAGGCGCAGTTCTATACCGTTCGGCGGGCCGAGAATGCCCGGGTCGAGGACGGCGTGCTCATCATCGAGGCGCGGCGGGAGCCCGTCCAGGGCAAGGACTTCACTTCCGCCCGCCTGGTGAGCCGCGGCAAGGGCGATTGGACCTACGGTCGCGTGGAGGCGCGCGCCCGTCTGCCGTCGGGCAGGGGGACCTGGCCGGCCGTCTGGATGCTCCCTACGGCCTGGGTCTACGGTTCCTGGCCGGCGAGCGGTGAGATCGACATCATGGAGCACGTGGGCTTCGCGCCGGATTCGGTGCACTTCTCCGTGCATACGGCCGCGTACAATCACCTGCGCGGAACTCAAAGCACGCGTGTGGTCGCGCTCCCGGACGCCGAGCGCGCCTACCACGTGTACGCGATCGAATGGACCCCAGAGCGCATCCAGTTCTATCTGGATGGCACGCCCCAACACGCCTTCGCCAACTCAGGCCGGGGTCCGGAGGAGTGGCCCTTCGACCAGGCGTTCCATCTCGTCCTGAATCTCGCGGTGGGCGGGACCTGGGGCGGCGCCCAGGGAATCGACGCGGCCATCTGGCCACAGCGGATGGAGGTGGATTGGGTGCGGGTGTACCAGAGGGCCCAGTCGCACTGA
- a CDS encoding 6-phosphogluconolactonase: protein MSAAPVRVLSSPEAIGDALAGRILSLLGEASDSGSRLLLGCPTGRTPRPVLAALTARLVRSSHDLSHLVLVMMDEYLVPGAQGLEPASAEEPWSCHAWVRAEILGRLNQHVPPERRIAEDAVWFPDPTQPGAYEQRIRDEGGIELFLLASGAGDGHVGFNPPGSARETRTRVVELSEQTRRDNLATFPAFGALDRVPHHGVTVGLATITDARAAVMVAWGPGKRETVRRMRDAEGFDSSWPATIIHECSGAEILVDAAAAAP, encoded by the coding sequence ATGAGCGCTGCCCCGGTTCGTGTCTTGTCGTCACCCGAGGCGATCGGCGATGCGTTGGCCGGGCGCATCCTGTCCCTGCTGGGCGAGGCCAGCGACTCCGGTTCGCGGCTGCTCCTGGGATGTCCAACCGGTCGCACACCTCGTCCCGTCCTGGCAGCGCTCACGGCGCGTCTCGTCCGTTCCTCGCACGACCTGTCCCACCTGGTTCTGGTGATGATGGATGAGTACCTCGTGCCCGGCGCTCAGGGGCTCGAGCCCGCCTCGGCGGAGGAGCCGTGGTCCTGTCACGCCTGGGTCCGCGCCGAGATCCTGGGTCGCTTGAATCAGCATGTGCCCCCCGAGCGGCGAATCGCCGAAGACGCGGTGTGGTTTCCCGATCCGACCCAGCCCGGGGCGTATGAACAGCGCATCCGCGACGAGGGTGGCATCGAGCTGTTTCTCCTCGCGAGCGGCGCGGGGGACGGGCACGTCGGCTTCAACCCGCCGGGGAGCGCCCGCGAGACCCGCACACGCGTGGTCGAGCTGTCGGAGCAGACGCGCCGGGACAACCTCGCCACCTTCCCGGCCTTCGGAGCGCTCGATCGGGTGCCCCACCACGGCGTTACGGTGGGCCTGGCCACGATCACCGACGCGCGGGCGGCCGTGATGGTGGCGTGGGGGCCGGGGAAGCGTGAGACCGTGCGCCGGATGCGGGACGCCGAGGGCTTCGATTCGTCCTGGCCGGCCACCATCATTCACGAATGCAGCGGTGCCGAGATTCTCGTGGACGCCGCCGCCGCCGCGCCCTAA
- a CDS encoding DUF1552 domain-containing protein — MHFITGKHMARRTFIRGMGASVALPFLDAMTPAGRLRAWSRRPADTTRLVCIEEVHGLAGCNDWGATQLLYAPATTGKDFELIDANALVSLRPYQDYLTIISNTDVRMAEAFTPPEIGGDHFRSSAVFLTQSHPKQTQGSDIYAGTSLDQLYAKRFGQDTPLPSMQFCIENLDQAGGCTYNYSCAYTDSISWASPTEPLPMIRDPRVAFDMLFGAGGSPEERIARRQARKSILDWIAGQVAQVQRELGAEDRRRMDQYLTNVREIERRIERTEAQNESGEAREMPEAPAGVPDSFSEHMKLMFDLQVLALETDMTRVISFKTGRDSDNRVFPESGSNKPFHPASHHGNREEAILEFNKICQYRVGQLPYFIEKLKNTTEEGVSLLDKTAVVWGSPMADANVHNHRRCPLILLGKANGQLEGNLHIKAADGTPMANAMLSLMHDLGLDDMETFGDSNGVLSLRSSADTAET; from the coding sequence ATGCACTTCATCACCGGCAAACACATGGCTCGGCGGACCTTCATCCGCGGTATGGGAGCCTCGGTGGCGCTGCCTTTCCTCGATGCCATGACGCCCGCCGGCCGCCTGCGTGCCTGGAGCCGTCGTCCGGCCGACACCACCCGCCTGGTGTGCATCGAGGAGGTGCACGGTCTGGCGGGCTGCAACGACTGGGGCGCTACTCAGCTTCTCTACGCGCCGGCCACCACCGGCAAGGACTTCGAGTTGATCGACGCCAATGCATTGGTGTCGCTCAGACCGTACCAGGACTACCTCACCATCATCAGCAACACCGACGTGCGCATGGCGGAGGCCTTCACGCCTCCGGAGATCGGCGGCGACCACTTCCGCTCCAGCGCCGTGTTCCTCACGCAGTCCCATCCGAAGCAGACCCAAGGCTCGGACATCTACGCCGGCACGTCGCTGGACCAGCTCTACGCCAAGCGCTTCGGTCAGGACACACCGCTGCCCTCGATGCAGTTCTGCATCGAGAACCTCGATCAGGCGGGCGGCTGCACCTACAACTACTCCTGCGCCTACACCGACTCCATCAGTTGGGCCTCGCCCACCGAGCCGCTCCCGATGATCCGGGATCCCCGGGTCGCGTTCGACATGTTGTTCGGCGCTGGGGGCTCCCCCGAGGAGCGCATCGCCCGCCGGCAGGCGCGCAAGAGCATTCTGGACTGGATCGCTGGACAGGTGGCCCAGGTGCAGCGGGAGCTGGGCGCCGAAGACCGCCGCCGCATGGACCAGTACCTGACCAACGTGCGGGAGATCGAGCGCCGCATCGAGCGCACCGAGGCACAGAACGAGAGCGGCGAGGCGCGCGAGATGCCCGAGGCTCCCGCCGGAGTCCCCGATTCGTTCTCCGAGCACATGAAGCTGATGTTCGACCTGCAAGTGCTGGCGCTCGAGACCGACATGACGCGCGTGATCTCCTTCAAGACCGGTCGTGATTCGGACAACCGGGTCTTCCCGGAGAGCGGATCCAACAAGCCCTTCCATCCCGCGTCGCACCACGGCAACCGGGAAGAAGCCATCCTCGAGTTCAACAAGATCTGTCAGTACCGCGTGGGCCAGCTCCCCTACTTCATCGAGAAGCTCAAGAACACAACCGAGGAAGGGGTATCGTTGCTGGACAAGACCGCCGTGGTCTGGGGCTCTCCGATGGCGGACGCCAACGTCCACAACCACCGCCGCTGCCCGCTGATCCTCCTGGGCAAGGCCAACGGCCAGCTCGAGGGCAACCTGCACATCAAGGCGGCGGATGGCACGCCGATGGCCAACGCCATGTTGAGCCTCATGCACGATCTGGGCTTGGACGACATGGAGACCTTCGGTGACAGCAACGGCGTGCTCTCGCTGCGGTCCTCTGCCGACACCGCCGAAACCTGA
- a CDS encoding metalloregulator ArsR/SmtB family transcription factor — MTEAPQPQAGISPRAAEFEGVWKALANPVRRTILDLLREAPRTTGELADGFPGLSRFAVMQHLKVLEEAELVVPRREGRTRYNFLNPVPIQQIYDRWVARYMQPWTEALVALRNDLEGRAPEDGA, encoded by the coding sequence ATGACCGAAGCGCCTCAGCCCCAGGCCGGTATCTCGCCCCGAGCAGCCGAGTTCGAAGGGGTCTGGAAGGCCCTGGCCAATCCGGTGCGCAGGACCATCCTGGACCTGCTGCGGGAGGCGCCGCGCACGACGGGTGAACTGGCCGACGGCTTTCCCGGCCTGAGCCGCTTCGCGGTCATGCAACACCTCAAGGTCCTCGAGGAGGCGGAGCTGGTGGTGCCGCGCCGCGAGGGTCGCACTCGCTACAACTTCCTGAATCCCGTGCCCATCCAGCAGATCTACGACCGTTGGGTTGCCCGCTACATGCAGCCCTGGACCGAGGCGCTCGTGGCGCTGCGGAACGATCTGGAGGGCCGGGCCCCCGAAGACGGCGCCTGA
- a CDS encoding ankyrin repeat domain-containing protein: protein MRTGLRGVATAFLLSATLLAAGPPESPVADAAMRGDRDAVLRLIHQGADVNTAQGDGMTALHWAAERGDAELTRALLQAGAEAEAVTRIGQYTPLHIAAARGATEVALTLLEEGAAVGARAVPSGATPLHLAAGSGDAALVRALLQRNADPNAEEAEWGQTPLIFAAAQNRTDAIRALIEGGADPNRATRVVDILERYQIDEAARKKKDEVLKTLSGDDHAPPTPSQLRAAILAERQIQRSGVLPDDAEKKEDDGTDFRRPQRIDTKGGLTPLLHATRQGHQEAILALLEGGADINLPGDGDGTTALLMAAINGQFDIELVLLEHGADPNRASTLNGMTPLWATLNAEWQPRTRYPQPQELGLQSSTYLDVMKALLDAGADPDARLTKHPWYMEYTGCGNRNCGLVDTEGATAFWRAAYATDVDAMRLLVSYGADPNIPTKAPPQRERLSPDEFLARMHRNELSDQWDEADADARVKLLVAVRDELPDSVQALYPDDEMRERAEEVRDELLAHALRADSVKANAPDASGLPPVAPGGPGVYPIHAASGSGYGEGFAGNAHRHVPDGWLPAVRYLVEELGADVNARDHGGYAALHNAASRGDNEMIRYLVEHGADVTVVSRKGQTTADMANGPVQRVSPFPETVELLEQLGSKNNHNCLSC from the coding sequence ATGAGAACCGGACTGCGCGGCGTCGCGACCGCCTTCCTTCTTTCAGCCACGTTGCTGGCGGCGGGCCCTCCGGAGTCCCCGGTGGCCGATGCCGCCATGCGGGGAGACCGGGACGCCGTTCTTCGGCTGATCCACCAGGGTGCCGACGTCAACACCGCTCAAGGCGACGGCATGACCGCACTGCACTGGGCCGCCGAACGCGGAGACGCGGAGCTGACCAGGGCCCTCCTACAGGCCGGAGCCGAGGCCGAAGCCGTGACGCGCATCGGTCAGTACACGCCGCTGCACATCGCGGCCGCTCGCGGAGCCACCGAGGTGGCGCTGACGCTCCTCGAGGAGGGAGCGGCCGTCGGAGCGCGCGCGGTGCCGAGCGGGGCCACTCCCCTGCACCTCGCAGCCGGGTCCGGCGACGCCGCCCTGGTGCGGGCGCTGCTGCAACGGAACGCCGATCCCAACGCCGAGGAAGCGGAGTGGGGCCAGACCCCCCTCATCTTCGCCGCCGCCCAGAACCGGACGGACGCCATCCGCGCCCTCATCGAGGGGGGTGCCGACCCGAACCGGGCCACGCGGGTTGTGGACATCCTGGAGCGCTACCAGATCGACGAGGCGGCCCGCAAGAAGAAGGATGAAGTCCTCAAGACGCTCTCCGGAGACGACCACGCCCCACCGACCCCCAGCCAACTCCGCGCGGCCATCCTGGCCGAACGACAGATCCAGCGCTCGGGCGTGCTGCCGGACGACGCAGAGAAGAAGGAAGACGACGGCACCGACTTTCGCCGGCCTCAACGCATCGACACCAAGGGCGGCCTGACGCCGCTGCTGCACGCCACCCGGCAGGGACACCAGGAAGCGATCCTGGCACTGCTCGAGGGGGGTGCGGACATCAACCTGCCCGGGGACGGGGACGGTACGACCGCGCTCTTGATGGCGGCGATCAACGGCCAGTTCGACATCGAGCTGGTCCTGCTCGAGCACGGAGCCGATCCGAACCGGGCATCGACGTTGAACGGGATGACGCCGCTGTGGGCCACGCTGAACGCAGAGTGGCAACCGCGCACCCGGTACCCGCAGCCCCAGGAGTTGGGGCTGCAGTCGAGCACGTATCTGGACGTCATGAAGGCCCTGCTGGACGCCGGTGCCGACCCCGATGCCCGTCTCACCAAGCATCCCTGGTACATGGAGTACACGGGGTGCGGCAACCGCAACTGCGGACTGGTGGACACGGAAGGCGCGACGGCCTTCTGGCGGGCAGCCTACGCGACGGACGTGGACGCCATGCGTCTGCTCGTCTCCTACGGTGCAGACCCCAACATTCCCACCAAGGCCCCACCTCAGCGGGAGCGGCTCTCGCCCGACGAGTTCCTGGCGCGCATGCACCGGAACGAGCTCTCCGACCAGTGGGACGAGGCCGACGCCGACGCCCGCGTGAAGCTGCTGGTCGCGGTACGGGACGAGTTGCCGGATTCCGTGCAGGCGCTGTATCCGGACGACGAGATGCGTGAGCGAGCAGAAGAGGTCCGGGACGAACTCCTCGCGCACGCGCTGCGCGCAGACTCCGTGAAGGCCAACGCCCCCGATGCTTCGGGGTTGCCGCCGGTGGCGCCTGGCGGGCCGGGGGTCTACCCCATCCACGCCGCGTCCGGGTCGGGCTACGGTGAGGGCTTCGCCGGCAACGCTCATCGACACGTACCGGACGGCTGGCTGCCCGCGGTCCGGTATCTGGTCGAGGAGCTGGGTGCGGACGTCAACGCCCGCGACCACGGCGGGTACGCCGCGCTGCACAACGCGGCTTCACGCGGCGACAACGAGATGATCCGGTATCTCGTAGAGCACGGCGCCGACGTAACCGTGGTCTCGCGAAAGGGTCAGACCACAGCGGACATGGCCAACGGCCCCGTGCAGCGGGTCTCCCCCTTCCCGGAGACCGTGGAGTTGCTGGAGCAGCTCGGCTCCAAGAACAACCACAACTGTTTGAGTTGCTGA